A single region of the Musa acuminata AAA Group cultivar baxijiao chromosome BXJ1-11, Cavendish_Baxijiao_AAA, whole genome shotgun sequence genome encodes:
- the LOC103972592 gene encoding uncharacterized protein LOC103972592 isoform X2: MTNARIDDLEKRLTGLEKELRGGLEDLNSRMLSRFTDVDQRVEVVLRKLEGLTGRKRGIVRRSDDALLKRIRDVIWSYFFSSTWTIGATVKTEDARSADWREEVYREIQDIKKHYFEELNEIHQKLTLSRQQLQSLLSAKANRSLGHIMNKIDHILKVLQYSKSDIQPDLKDMLPVYEKIIILYLTLCKKCIKPLLSNLPQQEQPQGPQLRMLDGCTDNQMNMQSSETSVQPAKNLPCLAACEEATSDDENEERMRSDIVPPKEATPDNEYKKRMRSDIVLPKKATPDNEHEKKMRSYIVPPKKIRVTFDDIGALDETKKLLHELIILPLQRPELFKGLLEPSRGILLFGPPGTGKTMLAKALAHEAGATFIDVSMSAIASKWFGHSESNTRALFTLAAKVAPTIIFIDEVDCILGQKTRERDTIASVTNEFMIHWDGLLTKSEDRILVLAATNRPFNLDEAIIRRFEHRIMVGLPSQEGRESILRTLLSKEKTEQLDFKELATMTVGYSGSDLKNLCVAAAYRPLRELIQREQPTRLKKQSNKQGSVEPTTACRSINMEDLKKAINQVAKSCATKSYLVEQLEEWNKSFGDGGSRKQQQLSYYI, encoded by the exons ATGACGAACGCCAGAATCGACGATCTTGAAAAAAGATTGACCGGCCTTGAGAAGGAGCTCCGTGGAGGATTAGAGGATTTAAATTCGAGAATGTTATCGCGCTTTACGGATGTGGACCAGCGGGTGGAGGTTGTGTTGCGCAAGTTGGAAGGTTTGACGGGACGGAAACGTGGTATTGTTCGAAGATCTGATGATGCGCTGCTTAAGCGGATTAGGGACGTAATTTGGTCATATTTTTTCTCTTCTACCTGGACGATTGGTGCCACAGTAAAAACAGAAGATGCTCGTTCTGCTGATTGGCGGGAGGAGGTCTATCGAGAG ATACAAGACATTAAGAAGCACTACTTTGAAGAATTGAATGAAATTCACCAAAAGCTTACTCTGTCGCGGCAGCAG CTTCAGTCTCTTTTATCAGCAAAAGCGAACCGAAGTTTGGGACATATCATGAACAAAATAGATCATATATTAAAAGTGTTGCAATACTCCAAGAGTGATATCCAACCTGATCTGAAGGACATGCTCCCTGTGTAtgagaaaataataattttgtaTCTAACTTTGTGCAAGAAATGCATCAAGCCACTGTTGTCAAACCTGCCTCAGCAAGAACAACCTCAAGGTCCTCAACTAAGGATGCTTGATGGTTGTACAGACAACCAAATGAATATGCAAAGTTCAGAAACTTCAGTGCAGCCAGCTAAGAATCTTCCATGTTTAGCTGCTTGCGAG GAAGCTACTTCAGACGATGAAAATGAAGAGAGGATGAGATCAGATATTGTCCCACCTAAG GAAGCTACTCCAGACAATGAATACAAAAAGAGGATGAGATCAGATATTGTCCTGCCTAAG AAAGCTACTCCAGACAATGAACACGAAAAGAAGATGAGATCATATATTGTCCCACCTAAGAAAATTAGAGTGACATTTGACGATATAGGTGCCTTGGACGAAACCAAAAAACTTCTTCATGAGCTGATTATACTTCCCCTTCAACGACCGGAACTCTTCAAAGGTCTATTAGAACCTTCTCGAGGAATACTACTTTTTGGGCCACCTGGAACTGGGAAGACAATGCTAGCTAAGGCCTTAGCACATGAAGCAGGGGCTACTTTCATCGATGTTTCAATGTCTGCCATTGCGTCAAAGTGGTTTGGACACAGTGAGAGTAATACAAGGGCATTGTTTACACTCGCTGCAAAGGTGGCCCCTACTATCATTTTTATAGATGAAGTTGATTGTATTCTTGGGCAGAAAACTAGAGAAAGAGACACCATAGCGAGTGTAACAAACGAGTTCATGATCCACTGGGATGGACTTCTGACGAAGTCTGAAGACAGAATTCTGGTTCTTGCAGCAACAAATCGACCATTTAACCTTGATGAAGCGATCATTAGAAGGTTTGAGCACAG AATTATGGTTGGTTTACCATCCCAGGAAGGCAGAGAATCGATATTGAGGACACTTTTGTCAAAAGAAAAGACCGAACAACTTGACTTCAAAGAGCTTGCAACGATGACAGTGGGATACAGTGGTAGTGATCTCAAG AACCTTTGTGTTGCCGCAGCATATCGCCCTCTCAGGGAGCTGATCCAGAGAGAGCAGCCTACGAGATTG AAGAAGCAGTCGAATAAGCAAGGGAGTGTTGAACCCACTACTGCCTGTCGATCAATAAACATGGAAGACTTGAagaaagcaattaaccaa GTGGCTAAAAGCTGTGCTACAAAGAGTTATCTAGTGGAACAACTGGAGGAGTGGAATAAATCGTTTGGAGATGGAGGCTCGAGAAAGCAGCAACAATTATCTTATTATATCTGA
- the LOC103972592 gene encoding uncharacterized protein LOC103972592 isoform X1 translates to MTNARIDDLEKRLTGLEKELRGGLEDLNSRMLSRFTDVDQRVEVVLRKLEGLTGRKRGIVRRSDDALLKRIRDVIWSYFFSSTWTIGATVKTEDARSADWREEVYREIQDIKKHYFEELNEIHQKLTLSRQQLQSLLSAKANRSLGHIMNKIDHILKVLQYSKSDIQPDLKDMLPVYEKIIILYLTLCKKCIKPLLSNLPQQEQPQGPQLRMLDGCTDNQMNMQSSETSVQPAKNLPCLAACEEATSDDENEERMRSDIVPPKEDTSDNECEKTMRSDIAPLKEATPDNEYKKRMRSDIVLPKKATPDNEHEKKMRSYIVPPKKIRVTFDDIGALDETKKLLHELIILPLQRPELFKGLLEPSRGILLFGPPGTGKTMLAKALAHEAGATFIDVSMSAIASKWFGHSESNTRALFTLAAKVAPTIIFIDEVDCILGQKTRERDTIASVTNEFMIHWDGLLTKSEDRILVLAATNRPFNLDEAIIRRFEHRIMVGLPSQEGRESILRTLLSKEKTEQLDFKELATMTVGYSGSDLKNLCVAAAYRPLRELIQREQPTRLKKQSNKQGSVEPTTACRSINMEDLKKAINQVAKSCATKSYLVEQLEEWNKSFGDGGSRKQQQLSYYI, encoded by the exons ATGACGAACGCCAGAATCGACGATCTTGAAAAAAGATTGACCGGCCTTGAGAAGGAGCTCCGTGGAGGATTAGAGGATTTAAATTCGAGAATGTTATCGCGCTTTACGGATGTGGACCAGCGGGTGGAGGTTGTGTTGCGCAAGTTGGAAGGTTTGACGGGACGGAAACGTGGTATTGTTCGAAGATCTGATGATGCGCTGCTTAAGCGGATTAGGGACGTAATTTGGTCATATTTTTTCTCTTCTACCTGGACGATTGGTGCCACAGTAAAAACAGAAGATGCTCGTTCTGCTGATTGGCGGGAGGAGGTCTATCGAGAG ATACAAGACATTAAGAAGCACTACTTTGAAGAATTGAATGAAATTCACCAAAAGCTTACTCTGTCGCGGCAGCAG CTTCAGTCTCTTTTATCAGCAAAAGCGAACCGAAGTTTGGGACATATCATGAACAAAATAGATCATATATTAAAAGTGTTGCAATACTCCAAGAGTGATATCCAACCTGATCTGAAGGACATGCTCCCTGTGTAtgagaaaataataattttgtaTCTAACTTTGTGCAAGAAATGCATCAAGCCACTGTTGTCAAACCTGCCTCAGCAAGAACAACCTCAAGGTCCTCAACTAAGGATGCTTGATGGTTGTACAGACAACCAAATGAATATGCAAAGTTCAGAAACTTCAGTGCAGCCAGCTAAGAATCTTCCATGTTTAGCTGCTTGCGAG GAAGCTACTTCAGACGATGAAAATGAAGAGAGGATGAGATCAGATATTGTCCCACCTAAG GAAGATACTTCAGATAATGAATGTGAAAAGACGATGAGATCAGATATTGCCCCACTTAAG GAAGCTACTCCAGACAATGAATACAAAAAGAGGATGAGATCAGATATTGTCCTGCCTAAG AAAGCTACTCCAGACAATGAACACGAAAAGAAGATGAGATCATATATTGTCCCACCTAAGAAAATTAGAGTGACATTTGACGATATAGGTGCCTTGGACGAAACCAAAAAACTTCTTCATGAGCTGATTATACTTCCCCTTCAACGACCGGAACTCTTCAAAGGTCTATTAGAACCTTCTCGAGGAATACTACTTTTTGGGCCACCTGGAACTGGGAAGACAATGCTAGCTAAGGCCTTAGCACATGAAGCAGGGGCTACTTTCATCGATGTTTCAATGTCTGCCATTGCGTCAAAGTGGTTTGGACACAGTGAGAGTAATACAAGGGCATTGTTTACACTCGCTGCAAAGGTGGCCCCTACTATCATTTTTATAGATGAAGTTGATTGTATTCTTGGGCAGAAAACTAGAGAAAGAGACACCATAGCGAGTGTAACAAACGAGTTCATGATCCACTGGGATGGACTTCTGACGAAGTCTGAAGACAGAATTCTGGTTCTTGCAGCAACAAATCGACCATTTAACCTTGATGAAGCGATCATTAGAAGGTTTGAGCACAG AATTATGGTTGGTTTACCATCCCAGGAAGGCAGAGAATCGATATTGAGGACACTTTTGTCAAAAGAAAAGACCGAACAACTTGACTTCAAAGAGCTTGCAACGATGACAGTGGGATACAGTGGTAGTGATCTCAAG AACCTTTGTGTTGCCGCAGCATATCGCCCTCTCAGGGAGCTGATCCAGAGAGAGCAGCCTACGAGATTG AAGAAGCAGTCGAATAAGCAAGGGAGTGTTGAACCCACTACTGCCTGTCGATCAATAAACATGGAAGACTTGAagaaagcaattaaccaa GTGGCTAAAAGCTGTGCTACAAAGAGTTATCTAGTGGAACAACTGGAGGAGTGGAATAAATCGTTTGGAGATGGAGGCTCGAGAAAGCAGCAACAATTATCTTATTATATCTGA